CAATCTAGTTTCCTCCCAGGACGAGTCTCCCGATGAAAACCCGGTCAAAAAGCACTCCCAAGAGATACTTGATGAGATAAAAGGTGAGATTGATGACAAGATGCTGGCCCAAAAATTAGCCCGTGCCCGGGTGTTCGGTCCTTCTCCTACCGAGTATGCCACCTCTTTGCGTGACTTGATCAAGTCTCAGTCTTGGAATTCGGAGGAAGATTTAGGCCGGGCTTACATCTCAGATATGCAGCATATCTACACCGCCGATGTCCAGGGTTTCAAATCGGAGAAGATGTTCAAGAGCATGCTCTCCAAGGTGGAACTCGCCTCTCAGATTCGTGACAGCCACGATTATGAGGTAATAGATCTCGATCATTACTTCGAGTTCTTCGGCGGATTGGCTAAAGCTGTTGAGATCGCCGGCGGAAGGAAGCCGGAGATGCTGATCACCGACACTACCGGAGAGGTGATGAGGACCGAGGAGATAAAGAGGGCGATCCAGAGGGGGGTGAGGACAAGGCTGCTTAATCCCAAGTGGATCGAAGGGGTGCTGCAGCATGGGTATAACGGCGCCCAACACATTCACGAAAGGGTTGAAAATATCTTAGGACTTGCCGCCACTACGGGCGAGGTTGATAGCTGGATCTGGGATGAGATTGCAGATCGCTACATCTTAGACGAGAGGGTGAGGAGAAGGCTTGAGGATGCGAATCCCTGGGCTTTGAGCAACCTGATAGAGAGGCTATTTGAGGCAAATAGAAGGGGCTACTGGAAGGCGAGCGAGGAAAGGCTGGAAAAACTCAGGAATATTTACTTGAGGGCGGAAGGATTGCTCGAGGAGAAGGTGGAATGAAGAGAATCGGGCGGCTTTACGGGGTGGGGCTCGGGCCGGGGGATCCCGAGCTTGTGAGCTTGAAAGCAGCTCGGGTCCTCTCCGAGGTTCCCGTTATCTTCGTCCCGAAGGGAGGACGGGAGAGCCGGGCCCTCTCAATCGTAAAAGGGGTAGTGGGCGAGGAGAAGGAGATCGTGGAGCTTTCCTTCCCTATGCTCGAGGAGGATGAGGGGAGGTGGGAGGAGGCGGCAAGCGCCATCTGGGGGAGGCTCTCTCGTGGCGAGGATTGCGCTTTCGCCGTCGAAGGTGACCCTCTCCTTTACAGCACCTTTGTGCCTCTAATTGCTTTCTTCCAGCGCCGCTTTCCTCAGGTGAAGATAAAGGTAATTTCGGGAATAACCTCCCTGAGCGCGGCCGCCGCGAGCATCCCCCTTCCGCTTGCAAGGAAGGAGGAGAGGCTCGCCATCCTGCCGGCAATCTACGAGAAGGATGACCTGGAGGAGATCCTGAAGAAGTTCGACACGGTGGCCTTCTTCAAAGTCCACCGCTCCCTGGAGCGGATATTGAACCTACTGGAGAGGATAGGTTTCTCAGGAAGCTGCTTCCTGGTGGAGGAGGCGACGACGAAGGAGGAGAAGGTGATAGGGGATATAGAGGAGATGAAGAAGGCGAGGCCGGGTTATTTTTCCCTTCTTCTGGTGAAGAGGTCAAAATGAACGGAAGCTCTACTTCTCGGTTAGGAATTCCTCGGCATTTAAGTTTGATAAATAGACGATCACACCTCGAAGTTATGAAAGGAGGGGGAAAGATGAAGGAGAGGAAAATCGAGATCGGCCTTGAGGGAGTAGAGGCGAAGGTGATCTATCACCAGCTTAAAGGGTTTGAGGTGAAAACCCTGCTCCTCTCATTTGACGGGCCGAGGCGGGTGCTCTCTACCATGGAGGGCTTCAAGGAGGTGAGGTTCGTGGGGAATCACTACGAT
This genomic window from Candidatus Poribacteria bacterium contains:
- the cobI gene encoding precorrin-2 C(20)-methyltransferase; translation: MKRIGRLYGVGLGPGDPELVSLKAARVLSEVPVIFVPKGGRESRALSIVKGVVGEEKEIVELSFPMLEEDEGRWEEAASAIWGRLSRGEDCAFAVEGDPLLYSTFVPLIAFFQRRFPQVKIKVISGITSLSAAAASIPLPLARKEERLAILPAIYEKDDLEEILKKFDTVAFFKVHRSLERILNLLERIGFSGSCFLVEEATTKEEKVIGDIEEMKKARPGYFSLLLVKRSK